A single region of the Tigriopus californicus strain San Diego chromosome 8, Tcal_SD_v2.1, whole genome shotgun sequence genome encodes:
- the LOC131885131 gene encoding uncharacterized protein LOC131885131: protein MSGAHVKRLAALKPFTGGGLGLCSGHGWPASSCASDESPLGGSSGALGAGVPSLTDLCYQRLLAPAQLSTFEEEVLCGGAWLPPTFFSDAVRLCLVQNRTLLLRLLLKHWPEPLLSLRSILPAPLGCDMQWPLHLIRVFLDGLIHVPRTLTTLDLRGFEIHDHDFLKNYKDLLCDPMSAQLDVHIHLDIHIKYANDYSNWIDVLGANRFFKIARLTTFLGINSIATDSILDYVDKRHLDSLRIKGYELTNMDMCLLETSLSSFRHLLTLDLSCGKLWLNMGPNGPALLSLRRILLNLPMIQILNLSNSKVEGSLSELLEEPTFTLEALFLKNCGLDMTDLAYLRKSRHIQTVRELSIGDNPLGKNIDSVLELIKEMPQLVLLDIQDCGILESQVLLLAHYIKSHLQNLASLNMAGHLWSRDVIISSIPLLFHSSMLQTIVFPIYGLSDLHFRFKNRSDILRRQNLPQMLEPIAGMSSDFKAIENAILSELIKRRGTILRVKSQLDGIQFDMER from the exons ATGAGCGGCGCGCACGTTAAGCGTTTGGCCGCCCTCAAGCCCTTCACGGGCGGGGGGTTGGGTCTCTGCAGCGGGCACGGCTGGCCCGCCAGCTCGTGCGCCTCGGACGAGAGTCCCTTGGGCGGATCTTCGGGTGCCTTGGGCGCGGGCGTGCCCTCCCTGACGGATTTGTGCTATCAACGTCTCCTCGCGCCCGCCCAGTTAAGCACCTTCGAGGAGGAGGTGTTGTGCGGTGGGGCGTGGCTCCCGCCCACATTCTTCTCGGACGCAGTTCGCTTATGCTTGGTCCAGAATCGGACATTGTTGCTGCGGTTGTTGTTGAAACATTGGCCCGAGCCGCTCTTAAGTCTGCGGTCCATTCTGCCCGCACCCTTGGGTTGTGACATGCAATGGCCGCTCCATCTGATCCGCGTCTTTCTGGACGGCTTGATCCACGTGCCCAGGACATTGACCACGTTGGATTTGCGGGGTTTCGAGATCCATGACCATGACTTTCTCAAGAATTATAAGGACCTTTTGTGCGATCCCATGAGCGCCCAATTGGACG TGCACATTCATTTGGATATTCATATTAAATACGCCAATGACTACAGTAACTGGATCGATGTGTTGGGTGCCAATCGGTTCTTCAAGATCGCACGGTTGACCACCTTCTTGGGCATTAATTCCATCGCCACGGACTCGATACTGGACTACGTGGACAAACGA CATTTGGATTCCCTTCGGATCAAGGGGTACGAATTAACCAATATGGATATGTGTCTTTTGGAGACGTCGCTCTCATCCTTTCGACATCTGCTCACCCTTGATCTCTCGTGTGGAAAACTTTGGCTCAACATGGGTCCCAACGGACCAGCCTTGCTCTCGCTCAGGCGCATCTTACTCAATCTGCCCATGATACAAATCCTGAACCTCTCCAATAGCAAGGTGGAAGGCTCCTTGTCAGAACTCTTAGAAGAGCCCACGTTCACCCTCGAAGCCTTGTTCCTGAAGAATTGTGGCCTGGACATGACAGATCTGGCTTACTTGCGCAAGAGCCGCCATATCCAAACCGTCAGAGAGCTCTCCATTGGAGATAATCCATTAGGGAAAAACATTGACAGCGTCTTGGAGCTCATCAAGGAGATGCCTCAG CTTGTTCTCTTGGACATCCAGGATTGTGGTATATTGGAATCCCAAGTGCTTCTCTTGGCTCATTACATCAAGAGTCATCTCCAAAATTTGGCCTCGCTCAACATGGCAGGACACTTGTGGAGTCGAGATGTAATCATCAGTTCGATTCCTCTGCTATTCCACAGCTCTATGCTCCAGACAATTGTATTCCCAATCTATGGATTGAGTGACTTGCACTTTCGTTTCAAGAACCGATCAGACATCCTCCGACGTCAGAACCTGCCTCAAATGCTGGAGCCCATAGCTGGGATGAGTTCGGATTTCAAGGCGATTGAAAATGCCATCTTGTCAGAACTTATTAAACGACGCGGCACAATCTTAAGGGTTAAGAGCCAATTGGATGGAATTCAGTTTGATATGGAACGTTGA
- the LOC131885133 gene encoding uncharacterized protein LOC131885133, whose protein sequence is MFVKEIIDAFNVFDTNKDGRISLTEFRNVIAEWEADPDHKHGKGFNIKSELEAVLKKCTTDPSGSIDLNEFRNLWEYLRAQIEDEEIQEILDEFRRYDKDNDGSITRSEMEATIQACSSIRGAKSEEARKCLNELDMDGNGRISFPEFLIAYKFKA, encoded by the exons ATGTTTGTGAAAGAAATCATCGACGCGTTCAACGTCTTTGATACCAACAAAGACGGCAGGATCTCCTTGACCGAATTTCGAAATGTTATCGCTGAGTGGGAAGCAGATCCTGACCACAAGCATGGCAAAGGATTCAACATCAAGTCTGAGCTCGAGGCCGTTCTCAAAAAGTGCACTACAG ATCCATCTGGATCTATTGATTTGAACGAGTTCCGCAATCTCTGGGAGTATTTAAGAGCCCAGattgaagacgaagaaattCAAGAGATTCTCGACGAGTTCCGACGCTACGACAAAGACAACGATGGTTCAATCACCCGCTCTGAAATGGAGGCAACCATTCAAGCATGCTCAAGTATTAGAGGAGCAAAGAGCGAGGAGGCTCGTAAATGCCTCAATGAGTTGGATATGGACGGCAATGGCAGAATTAGCTTTCCTGAGTTTCTGATCGCCTACAAGTTCAAAGCATAA
- the LOC131885132 gene encoding peptidylglycine alpha-hydroxylating monooxygenase-like, which yields MRVLLLVPWLIGPALALNPNLPTQEFSLKMPFSKPVLPETYLCSPMKLDSTQTNYIVGFRPDAWEKTAHHILIYGCKSPALQEPIYNCGGMTAHTPGYKSSFHPCGEGNEIVYAWAKNAPELNLPEGVGFRVGKGSKIHWLVLQVHYASVDYIPPEGDVSGVYLRYTNVEQPKNAGVFYLGTNGRLPAKTTTFMDSACALYENKVIHPFAFRVHTHGLGRVVSGWKVVGKNQWTLLGKEDPQLPQMFYPVSNNSTLITKGDTIAARCTMVNYRDEAVWVGSTKLNEMCNFYLMYWVDGKDILEGNSCTSVGPPIYSWDGWLLGGGLSNVPKEASSLP from the coding sequence ATGAGGGTGTTACTTTTGGTTCCATGGCTGATCGGCCCAGCTCTGGCCTTGAATCCCAACCTTCCAACCCAGGAGTTCTCCCTGAAAATGCCTTTCTCGAAGCCGGTACTCCCTGAGACATACTTATGCTCCCCTATGAAGCTGGATTCCACCCAGACCAATTATATCGTGGGATTCCGTCCCGATGCTTGGGAAAAAACTGCCCATCATATTCTGATCTACGGATGCAAATCTCCCGCTCTACAAGAGCCCATCTACAATTGTGGCGGCATGACGGCCCACACTCCCGGGTACAAATCGTCCTTTCATCCTTGTGGCGAGGGCAACGAGATCGTCTATGCTTGGGCCAAAAATGCACCCGAGCTCAACCTGCCCGAAGGGGTGGGCTTCAGAGTTGGCAAGGGCTCGAAGATCCATTGGTTAGTGCTCCAAGTGCACTACGCCTCCGTCGATTACATCCCACCCGAAGGCGATGTTAGTGGGGTCTATTTACGTTACACGAATGTGGAACAACCCAAAAACGCCGGTGTCTTTTACTTGGGTACCAACGGGCGTTTGCCAGCCAAGACCACCACCTTCATGGACTCGGCTTGCGCTTTGTACGAGAACAAAGTTATCCACCCTTTTGCTTTCCGCGTCCACACCCATGGTTTGGGACGAGTGGTGTCTGGTTGGAAGGTGGTGGGGAAAAATCAATGGACCTTATTGGGCAAGGAGGATCCGCAACTCCCCCAGATGTTCTATCCCGTCAGTAATAATTCTACCTTGATCACCAAGGGCGACACCATAGCTGCTCGGTGCACCATGGTCAACTATAGGGATGAGGCTGTTTGGGTGGGCTCGACTAAACTGAACGAGATGTGTAACTTTTATTTGATGTATTGGGTTGATGGCAAGGACATTCTGGAGGGCAATAGCTGTACCTCAGTCGGACCGCCCATTTATTCCTGGGATGGGTGGTTATTAGGAGGCGGTTTGAGTAACGTTCCCAAAGAGGCCTCATCTCTGCCTTAA
- the LOC131885043 gene encoding transcriptional repressor CTCF-like, which translates to MSGMAPKELAPRSLSQTEGDIRPPIQQPVENDEDKAQPTEQGEFEVEAEWLLSNYMEVVQVRCKLCQMSCPTQNQLLDHIRTTHFRPILVPPTRNASVEIVEEDLTSTGFICGKCSLVFASLDLCKDHMLQVHTQPLETSPMSDLKESETIAIPSEYPSGKQPCPYPGCLYQFGGQDMVHHQSCHHGESFKCSQCQKMFETWRRCALHLWQNHELNVDLLSCPICANFKTAFPIKLKNHMWSSHSQGAEPNSKSMPVVGSKKRQCDICSKFFSDSKSLKKHVQAVHGKLRPYICQICNHQSARRTMLEMHMRQHTGEKPFSCDICQYRTGDHNSLRRHKMRHTGHRPYKCPFCPYSCIQSSPFKYHLEKKHPNEENEVIFTCETCGFKSINRQSYIDHVSIRHEIDNKASDPKDCETPIKPQQTPAGSKPSQLKARTKLKKRLISMNRANRTKEEISHQGVTTIGSGNRTPNVKAKDSIGSVKIIVKTEKCAKKALPEDEDSLTCIMAHDLGGTTIPA; encoded by the exons ATGAGTGGCATGGCACCCAAAG AGCTGGCTCCAAGATCATTGTCTCAAACCGAGGGCGATATTCGGCCTCCGATTCAGCAGCCAGTGGAGAACGACGAGGACAAGGCTCAGCCAACCGAGCAGGGCGAGTTTGAGGTTGAGGCCGAGTGGTTGCTGTCCAATTACATGGAAGTGGTTCAAGTACGATGCAAACTTTGTCAAATGTCTTGCCCGACACAAAACCAACTCTTGGACCATATCAGAACCACGCATTTCCGGCCCATTCTGGTTCCT CCTACCAGAAATGCGTCCGTTGAGATCGTTGAAGAAGATCTAACCTCGACCGGATTCATCTGCGGCAAATGCTCATTGGTGTTCGCTTCTTTGGACTTGTGCAAAGATCACATGTTACAG GTTCATACCCAGCCTTTGGAGACCTCTCCCATGTCAGATTTAAAGGAATCTGAGACAATCGCAATTCCGTCTGAGTATCCAAGTGGGAAACAGCCTTGCCCTTACCCGGGTTGCTTGTATCAATTCGGTGGCCAAGATATGGTTCACCATCAATCTTGCCACCATGGAGAGTCCTTCAAATGCTCCCAGTGTCAAAAGATGTTTGAGACTTGGCGACGTTGTGCCCTCCATTTGTGGCAAAACCATGAGCTGAATGTGGACTTGCTCTCTTGTCCCATATGCGCTAATTTCAAAACGGCTTTTCCCATCAAACTTAAAAACCACATGTGGTCGAGCCATTCCCAAGGGGCGGAACCCAACTCGAAATCAATG CCTGTGGTTGGTTCTAAAAAGCGACAATGTGACATATGCTCAAAGTTCTTCTCCGATTCGAAAAGTCTGAAGAAGCACGTTCAAGCAGTGCATGGGAAACTAAGGCCATACATATGTCAGATCTGTAATCACCAATCTGCTCGGCGAACCATGTTGGAGATGCATATGAGGCAGCACACTGGAGAGAAGCCTTTTTC GTGTGATATTTGCCAATACCGAACGGGGGATCACAATTCGTTAAGACGACACAAAATGCGGCATACGGGCCATCGACCGTACAAGTGTCCCTTTTGTCCGTACTCCTGCATTCAAAGTAGTCCTTTCAAATATCACTTGGAGAAAAAACACCCAAATGAGGAGAACGAGGTCATATTCACATGTGAAACGTGTGGATTTAAGTCGATCAACCGACAGTCATACATCGATCATGTTTCTATTCGTCATGAAATCGACAACAAGGCTTCCGATCCAAAG GATTGTGAGACCCCAATTAAACCCCAACAAACGCCAGCCGGGTCCAAACCATCGCAGTTGAAAGCCAGaacgaaattgaaaaagcGATTAATATCGATGAATAGGGCCAATCGGACGAAAGAAGAAATCAGCCATCAAGGAGTCACTACAATTGGTAGTGGTAATCGCACCCCAAACGTGAAAGCAAAGGACTCAATTGGAAGTGTGAAGATTATTGTGAAGACGGAAAAATGTGCGAAAAAGGCTCTCCCCGAAGACGAGGACAGTTTGACCTGCATAATGGCGCATGATTTAGGTGGTACTACCATTCCGGCTTGA
- the LOC131885042 gene encoding uncharacterized protein LOC131885042: METGSIRLLFVIYIVYLLLKITFGYVWTMLEGSLALGALGYALSLWIPRKGQCFWNQDGPMLKLRTWICYFHLWLNPFETDKLARPSLDGATLEEMGILPSKHELKLEQTRPHESLDQGYEDSVEFWARNEDGSILAIKVGLRADRRAEAWFSWKEGAGGQIYELAQGTSYKNVETSSPNSYKAGGLNLTVLEPFRRWRIIFNGILRRADGTLFHCKLNAIWAAIDRPIQNKQEGDPWILAQAAAALKLDTVSSIVSLRQRVLSGIDQYGSVRGIMSISNESDETVKEVEIQVGGLKTKDYAPYSVKQRVTLQGSTETGFGFSITVQSMEGITITTGHLLIPGTTVVHIDEFEEPDVRYLQAALQRDDFEPKSMFIRFKADARWFNVGITFIPNPFVQNQNGSTLVHAMDITFNCVRGRGMAVFHSPISDVASDEPNNESVVPLLVPNPIDINLQEIPVIATLRSDICGHTSICGGKGASLGLMLQGDPASWGENVHVPDGLCVTTEGWRAQLHENPRWKDKIQDIAACLVQEQFDEKVLSQLQVHCDELHELIKNGRVTENVTSAICQGLKSIFGDDWTSGRRFAVRSSALGEDSEDLSAAGQNDTVLGCRGRDAIEKALLQCWGSLYSFQSIQYRRQNSQPIETPMGVVIQEMVEADAAGVMFSRDPTTGNPSHIVITANYGLGESVVSSISEPDTIRVSYHPWEKDLSNQFKVHGIDIGSKHSKIVMVQEGETCESSVSEAESKIACLKTEIVLKLARLAIKIEDRFGGPRDIEFAVKGDNIFLLQSRPITSLLTWTDYELLHEFDCGALSRSDVLTKANVGEVLPGALTVLTSSILTKVMDLVIQNSQSSSMGSKMSYSPYLMRFTLISHQQVFFNYLDGCLPTIVEPKKNIGHKALDVSVFGHEVTTQRYVDMAIDRRGILTKMENFKMGLSLGKNLLKSMLHKTFPSLGSYEFWPALVNISEDMTPMEAFVEFQKVLLGPMPAATKNHIDVSQNSTLFQLILFMTLTDNSSEWTMDTYSDATSLLVCDDVEVESAGVPKDLRSLSQAIAQNAHAKDFVDCSDTQDAEKWMRSNEDPQIGVAFEQILSKFHCRCLREFELNVQPWGEDCTPLVRTIKAMVEQNLEAKVVKNVSAHTPKKSLDQKLDDLSQKLSPKARRVLKFIVPYANGSQASREKCKAVLIRHVHETRKASRQLARILRQKGFLPNESLIFHLTLYEIQDLVATRSPGLIQKAIRREKLFPLWNENQFPEINEGPPIPIQPRSTSPEANREVVDRIKGTPACRGKYVGTARVVVKLTDAKLIQKGDILVTVSTDIGWSPYFPLLGGVVTELGGLISHGAVVAREYGLPCIVGAQGATKAFQSGNQLEIDASVGVISKLTEQGSTSTT, from the exons ATGGAGACAGGATCAATACGGTTACTGTTTGTCATCTACATCGTGTATCTATTGCTCAAAATAACGTTTGGATATGTATGGACCATGCTTGAGGGATCCCTTGCTTTGGGCGCATTGGGTTATGCGCTTTCGCTTTGGATCCCGAGAAAAGGACAATGCTTTTGGAATCAGG ATGGGCCTATGTTGAAATTGCGGACATGGATTTGCTACTTTCACCTTTGGCTCAACCCGTTCGAAACCGACAAACTCGCCAGGCCCTCGTTGGATGGGGCGACGTTGGAGGAAATGGGCATCTTGCCATCCAAACATGAGCTCAAACTTGAGCAAACCAGACCCCATGAGAGTCTTGATCAAGGATACGAGGATTCGGTAGAGTTTTGGGCACGTAATGAGGATGGCTCAATTCTGGCTATCAAAGTGGGACTTCGAGCAGACCGTCGTGCCGAAGCTTGGTTCTCATGGAAAGAAGGG GCGGGAGGTCAGATATATGAACTAGCTCAAGGAACCAGTTACAAGAATGTGGAAACGTCATCACCCAATTCTTACAAAGCTGGTGGTCTCAACTTGACCGTTTTGGAACCATTTCGAAGATGGAGAATTATTTTTAATGGAATCTTACGCCGGGCCGATGGGACTCTATTCCATTGCAAATTGAACGCCAT TTGGGCAGCCATAGACCgtccaattcaaaataagcaaGAAGGGGACCCGTGGATTTTGGCCCAGGCGGCAGCCGCCTTGAAATTAGACACCGTTTCAAGCATTGTGTCCTTGAG ACAAAGAGTCCTCTCGGGCATTGATCAATATGGTTCCGTTAGGGGAATAATGAGTATTAGTAACGAGTCTGATGAAACAGTGAAGGAGGTGGAAATCCAAGTTGGAG GATTGAAGACGAAAGACTATGCTCCTTATTCCGTAAAACAGAGGGTAACTCTACAAGGATCTACAGAGACAGGTTTTGGCTTTTCTATCACCGTCCAAAGTATGGAAGGGATCAC AATAACCACGGGCCACTTGCTCATTCCCGGAACCACTGTGGTCCACATTGATGAGTTCGAGGAGCCAGACGTCAGATATCTTCAAGCTGCCTTACAGAGAGATGACTTTGAACCTAAAAGCATGTTCATCAGGTTTAAAG CTGATGCAAGATGGTTCAATGTTGGAATCACTTTTATTCCAAatccttttgttcaaaatcaaaatggatcAACTCTCGTTCATGCCATGGACATCACCTTTAACTGCGTTCGAGGTCGAGGAATGGCTGTGTTCCACTCCCCTATAAG CGATGTCGCGTCTGATGAGCCCAACAATGAATCGGTTGTTCCACTTCTGGTTCCAAATCCAATTGACATCAATTTGCAAGAGATTCCCGTCATAGCTACACTTCGTTCCGACATTTGTGGCCACACTTCAATTTGTGGTGGGAAAGGAGCCAGTCTTGGACTCATGCTTCAAGGAGATCCTGCCTCTTGGGGTGAGAACGTCCACGTTCCCGATGGCCTTTGCGTTACCACTGAAGGCTGGAGAGCTCAGCTTCACGAAAACCCGCGGTGGAAAGACAAAATCCAAGACATTGCGGCGTGTCTGGTTCAGGAACAGTTCGATGAGAAGGTTCTCTCTCAACTTCAAGTGCATTGTGACGA ACTTCATGAACTGATCAAAAATGGACGGGTCACGGAAAATGTTACTTCAGCAATCTGCCAAGGgttgaaatcaatttttggAGATGACTGGACTTCCGGCCGACGATTTGCTGTTCGATCGTCCGCTTTGGGGGAGGACTCTGAAGATCTCTCGGCTGCCGGACAAAATGATACTGTTTTAGGCTGTCGGGGGCGAGATGCCATCGAGAAAGCCTTGCTTCAATGCTGGGGATCCCTTTATTCCTTTCAATCCATCCAATACAGGAG ACAAAACAGTCAACCTATTGAAACCCCCATGGGTGTGGTGATCCAGGAAATGGTCGAGGCTGATGCCGCCGGGGTCATGTTTTCACGAGACCCTACCACTGGAAATCCCAGTCATATTGTCATCACTGCGAATTATGGTTTGGGCGAG AGTGTCGTCTCGTCCATCAGTGAGCCCGATACGATTCGGGTGAGTTACCACCCGTGGGAAAAGGAtctttcaaaccaattcaaagTTCATGGGATTGACATTGGATCAAAGCATTCCAAGATTGTTATGGTCCAAGAAG GTGAAACATGTGAATCGAGTGTGAGTGAAGCTGAATCCAAAATAGCTTGTTTGAAAACGGAAATTGTCCTTAAACTGGCTCGATTAGCCATAAAGATAGAGGATCGCTTTGGAGGTCCAAGGGACATCGAATTCGCAGTCAAAGGG GACAATATCTTCCTGCTTCAATCACGTCCCATCACTTCACTCTTGACTTGGACGGATTATGAACTGCTTCACGAATTTGATTGCGGTGCTTTAAGCAGAAGTGATGTCCTTACCAAGGCAAATGTAGG GGAAGTTCTTCCAGGGGCCTTAACAGTCTTAACAAGTTCAATCCTGACAAAGGTTATGGATTTAGTCATTCAAAACTCGCAATCTTCTTCGATGGGTTCAAAGATGTCATATTCTCCTTATTTGATGAGGTTTACACTAATTTCGCATCAACAAGTATTCTTCAACTACCTCGATGGATGCTTACCCACG ATTGTCGAACCCAAAAAGAACATAGGCCATAAAGCACTGGATGTATCAGTGTTCGGTCACGAAGTGACCACACAAAGATACGTGGACATGGCCATTGATCGCAGAggaatcttgaccaaaatggaaaacttcaaGATGGGGCTGTCTCTGGGCAAG AATCTGCTAAAAAGCATGCTACACAAAACCTTTCCAAGCCTGGGATCTTACGAATTTTGGCCGGCTCTCGTCAATATTTCCGAAGACATGACTCCAATGGAAGCCTTTGTTGAATTCCAAAAAGTCCTCTTGGGCCCGATGCCGGCG GCAACGAAAAATCATATTGATGTAAGTCAAAACTCTACCCTCTttcaattgattcttttcatgACCTTGACGGACAACTCGAGTG AATGGACCATGGATACTTATTCAGATGCCACGAGTTTATTGGTATGCGATGATGTAGAAGTCGAGTCAGCAGGAGTTCCTAAGGATTTGAGG TCGCTATCCCAAGCTattgctcaaaatgctcaTGCCAAAGACTTTGTCGATTGTTCTGATACGCAGGATGCAGAAAAATGGATGCGTTCGAACGAAGATCCACAAATTGGGGTCGCATTTGAACAAATCTTAAGCAAGTTTCATTGCCGTTGTTTACGCGAG TTTGAGTTGAATGTCCAGCCTTGGGGCGAGGATTGCACCCCTTTGGTAAGGACAATAAAAGCCATGGTGGAACAAAACCTCGAAGCAAAAGTTGTTAAAAACGTAAGTGCGCATACCCCAAAGAAAAGTTTGGATCAAAAGTTGGACGATTTGAGTCAAAAGCTGTCACCAAAGGCCAG GCGAGTGTTGAAGTTTATTGTGCCATATGCCAATGGATCTCAAGCTTCACGAGAAAAATGCAAGGCAGTGTTGATTCGGCACGTTCATGAAACCCGAAAAGCATCGAGGCAACTGGCTCGGATCTTGAGGCAAAAAGGATTCCTCCCCAATGAGTCACTCATTTTCCACTTGACCCTGTATGAAATCCAAGACCTCGTAGCAACTAGATCACCAGGACTGATTCAAAA GGCTATTCGACGAGAAAAGCTATTTCCTCTTTGGAACGAAAACCAGTTTCCAGAAATTAATGAGGGGCCTCCTATTCCA ATTCAGCCAAGATCTACATCTCCAGAGGCCAACAGAGAGGTAGTGGATCGTATCAAAGGAACCCCAGCTTGTCGTGGAAAGTATGTTGGCACAGCCAGGGTCGTCGTTAAATTGACCGATGCAAAGCTTATCCAAAAG GGTGATATCCTCGTGACAGTGTCAACAGATATTGGATGGAGTCCTTATTTTCCATTACTAGGAGGAGTGGTGACTGAACTGGGAGGCTTAATATCCCACGGAGCTGTTGTGGCTAGAGAGTATGGTTTACCCTGCATAGTAGGGGCGCAAGGGGCAACCAAGGCTTTTCAAAGTG gTAATCAATTGGAAATTGATGCAAGTGTTGGAGTCATTTCAAAGCTGACGGAACAAGGATCCACTTCAACTACTTGA
- the LOC131885044 gene encoding kelch-like protein 33, whose product MMKNVIFALVTLSSPFFTRAQQQLFVTTGYNDDGSLADSELISLGGNGDCGKPADYPSYIRGTIGGLVNGKMTVCGGGYFLVYSGDCFQYQPDTNEWTEFPALSEIRSGAASVDGPEGLWAAGGYEGGPLKNSSEVFNEAIEAWVPGPVLPNQLYDHCMVQINSTHTAVIGGYSTMERILAETWIYNWASQTWSQQPDMKVPRDDHYCALLPDGNILVAGGVTTDNEYTNAVEIFDIQSRTWSDGPALPENRWGGRAVTNDQGEVILVAGRISLAFTETLLKFTGQGWETLTEQMALPRHYTTVFSFDEQTICP is encoded by the exons ATGATGAAGAACGTTATTTTTGCTCTGGTTACTCTTTCTTCGCCGTTTTTCACGAGAG CTCAACAACAGCTGTTTGTAACAACTGGTTACAACGATGATGGTTCCTTAGCGGACAGTGAATTGATTTCGTTGGGTGGAAATGGGGATTGTGGGAAGCCAGCAGATTACCCTTCTTACATTAGAGGCACCATTGGAGGACTTGTCAATGGAAAAATGACCGTATGTGGGGGAGGATACTTCCTAGTTTATTCCGGGGATTGCTTCCAATATCAACCGGACACGAATGAGTGGACTGAG TTCCCAGCTCTATCGGAAATTCGATCAGGAGCAGCCTCTGTGGATGGGCCTGAGGGCTTATGGGCAGCAGGGGGATATGAAGGAGGACCTTTGAAAAACTCATCCGAAGTGTTCAATGAGGCAATTGAGGCTTGGGTTCCTGGCCCTGTACTACCTAACCAATTGTATGATCATTGTATGGTGCAAATCAACTCGACCCATACCGCGGTGATTGGCGGTTACAGTACAATGGAGAGAATTCTAGCTGAAACTTGGATCTACAATTGGGCTAGTCAGACCTGGTCACAACAACCTGATATGAAAGTCCCTCGAGATGACCATTATTGTGCCCTTCTTCCAG ATGGAAACATTCTGGTGGCCGGAGGAGTGACAACTGACAATGAATACACGAACGCGGTTGAAATTTTCGATATTCAATCGCGCACGTGGTCAGACGGACCCGCATTGCCTGAAAATCGTTGGGGAGGGCGAGCTGTGACCAACGACCAAGGAGAGGTGATTTTGGTTGCCGGTCGAATCTCATTGGCCTTCACTGAAACCCTTCTTAAATTTACTGGTCAGGGTTGGGAAACCTTGACCGAGCAAATGGCATTACCTCGTCACTACACGACGGTTTTTTCATTCGATGAGCAGACGATTTGCCCTTAA